The sequence CGCATCGACTTCGCACTGGAACTGCTCGCCGAGCGAGTCACCGCCCTCGATCTGACCGTGGAGCGGGAGGCGCTGCCCCGGGACGTCATCGTGATGGGCGAACAGGTGCGTCTCGAGCAGTTGCTGACCAATCTGATCCGCAATGCGCTCGATGCGCTGGAAGGCCAGGTGCACGCGCAGCAGGCCCGAGGGAGTGATGAACTCCTCGGCGAGTCGCGCGATGGACCTGCGCGCCTGCGCCTCAGCTGGCAGGCGTGGCCGACAGTGGCCAGTCTTGAGGGGCAGCCGGGCGGATGTCTGCGTATCGAGGACAATGGCCCCGGCATCGACCCTGCGCTGCGTGCCACGCTGTTCGATCCCTTCACCACCACACGTGAGGTCGGTGAAGGCATGGGGATGGGGCTGTTTCTGAGTTATGGCATGGCGCGCGACCTCGGTGGCCAGCTGCGTCTGGCCGATGGTTCTGCGCTGGGCGGCGCCTGCTTCGAATTGTGGCTACGCACGCCGGCGTCGGAGGCAACGCATGCAGCCGACGGCACCGAACAACAAGGCAGCGGGCAGCAATCCGTGACATGACGGGGTATTCGCACGAATGACAGGCTATACGCACGACAGCGCTGGCTTCGAGGGCGCAGAGGAGTTTGCCGCCACGGGCCTGGACCCGGCAGAGCTGCGCCTGCAGCAGGACAGCGATCTGACCCGTGAGGCCCCGGTATGGCTGGTGGATGACGACCCGGCAGTGCGCGAATCTCTTGCCCAGTGGCTGGAGCTTGCCGAGATTCACCTGCGCTGCTTCTCGCGCGCCGAGGCGCTGCTGGAAGCCCTGGCCGCCGCCGAGCCGGTCAGCGTGGTGATCAGCGATATCCGCATGCCGGGCATGGATGGCCTGACGCTGTTGGCGCGGCTTGCGCTGCAGGCACCGGAGCTGCCGGTACTGATGATGACCGGCCACGGCGATGTCGCCACGGCCGTTGCCGCGATGCAGGGCGGTGCGCGCGACTTCATCGAGAAACCGTTTGACCCCGAAGCGCTGGAGCTGAAGCTGCGTCAGGCGCTGGCGGGACGGCGTCTGAGTGATGAAAACCAACGTCTGCGCCGCCGCTTGAGCGTGCGCGGCCTCAGTGGTCTGCTGCGTGGCGAGAGCCGTCAGATTCGCCAGTTGCGTGAGCGATTGCTTGAATTGCGCGGGCACCCGGCGCGTGTCTGGATCAGCGGCGAGGCGGGCAGCGGGCGCAGCACTCTGGCGCTGGCGCTGGCCGAGCATGCGCCGCCTGCTGAGGCGTCGCCCTCATCTAACGCCATGCCGACGGCGGCGACGGCCTTGCTGGCGCGAGTGGAATGCGCCCCCCTGTCGCAAGCGAGGGCAGAGGGCGCGGAGGCACTGGCGAGCGCGATCGAGGATGCACTCGCGGCATGTCCTGCAGCCAATACCTTGCTGCTGCATGAGGTGGACCACCTGAGTGGCGCGCAATGGCAGTGGCTGGACGGCTGGATCGCCACGCGTGAGAACGGCGCCCGTCAAGCGCCGCGGCTGGTGTGCAGCGCGCTGTGCAGCGTGGGTGACGTGATGGCAAGCGGGCCTCTGACTCGCACCCTGGGGCATGCGCTGGCCGAGATCGAACTGACGACACCCGCCCTGCGCGAGCGGCGCGAGGACATCCCGTTGCTGATGGCGCACTTCAGCCGTCAGGCCGCCGAGGTGCACGAGGTGGAGGCGCAACCCTTCGGCCGCGGTGAGCTGGCTGCATTGATGGCGGCAGACTGGCCGGGCAATCTCTGGCAGCTGCGCCAGGCCGCCAGTCGCCGTGTGGTGCTGGGGGAATTGTTCACGACGCGACAGCCATCCGCGCCGGGCAATGCCTCAGCAAAGGAGAATGCAGACGAGGCCGGCAACGGGGCGAGCGACGAGGCGCTGGCGAGCAGTGAGGACCAGGGGTTGGCGGCACAGGTGGCGATGTTCGAGTCGACCTTGATTCGCGCCGCCCTGACTCGCGCACGCGGCAACATCGCTCAGGTGCTGGAGGAGCTGGCACTGCCGCGGCGTACTCTCAATCTCAAGATGCACAAGTACGGACTGCGCCGAGAAGACTTTCGTCATGGTCATGATGATTCGGTGAACTGACCGCCATCAAAGCCTGTCGAAAATGTCCTCGGACTGCGTCGGGATGTCGCCAATTTTGTTATGAAGTAACATCCTGCCAAACCTTTCCTGTCGTCCCCGTGACGTTCTGCCGGAGTTTCTCGATGTCTGTTGCTGTTCATCGCCTGGTGGCGGCGCTGTCGTCCGCGCTGGCGCGTTTCCCGTCTCGTCATGGCCTGCGCCCCGCAGCCTGGCTGACGCCGTTGCTGATGCTGGGCACCCTGGTGGCCAGTCAGCCTGCCGCCGCCCACCCGCACGGCTGGGTCGACCTGCGGGTGACGCTGCGCCTCGATGACCAGGGGCGGGCCGTCGCGATGCGTCAGTATTGGCTGCTCGACCCCTTCTACAGCTTGACGCTGCGTCAGGAACTGGCCGCGCTCGAGGACGATACCAGCATGGAGCAGCGCCTCGATGTGCTGGGCAGCGAGATTCTGGCCAATCTGTCGCAGTTCGATTACTACACCCATGTCACCCTGGACGGCGAGCCCGTGGCGCTTGGCAAGGCGACGCGCCAGACCACCTGGCTCAAGGGCGAGCGTGTCGCCTTCCAGATGGAGCTGCCGCTGGCCGAGCCGGTCGCGATGGCTGGCCACACCCTCAGTTATCGCATCTACGACCCCACCTATTACATCGAGATACTGCATGACCCGGACGCCATCGCCGTGCAGCAAGGGCTGGTGGTGAGCGGACTGGAAGGGCAGGACTCGGCGCTCGACTGCACGCCGGGCATCACGCCGGCCGATCCGGACCCATCCAAGGTCGCCGAGGCCTCGATGCTGGATATCAACGCCACCGCACCGATGGATCTCGGCCAGTACTTCGCCGAAGTCGGCAGTGTCAGTTGTGGGGTGACTGATGAGCAGTGAGCCGAAGGACACCAGTGGACTTGGCGATATCAAGAGCCTCAAGGGCATGCGTGATGGCCTGCTGAAGCCGGCCTCGTCGCGGGGGCGGCGCCTGGCCGGTTGGCTGGCGGTCGGCTGCGGGCTGCTCGTGCTGGGCATGGCGTTCTGGCCAGGCCTGGTGCAGGGCTGGGGCGAGGCGCTGGGGTGGGTCTTCGCCGAGCAATCGCGTTTCCAGCGCTCGCTGGGGCGCGCCATGAATGAGCTTGCCGCGCACCCCGGCACGCCCTGGGCGCTGATCGGGCTGTCCTTCGCCTATGGCGTGCTGCATGCCGCGGGTCCCGGCCATGGCAAGGTCGTCATCAGTACGCTGCTGGTCAGTCAGCCCATCGTTCGGCGCCGTGCGCTGTGGTTGTCACTGCTGGCGGCCTTGCTGCAGGGCGTCAGTGCGCTGGTGCTGGTCGGTCTCGGGGCGGGGCTGCTCGACTGGGCGGGGCGCGATGTGCTCGGGCAGGTCGAGAAGGTCACCCTGCTCAGTCATCTCGGGGTGCTGGTGCTGGGGGTGCTGTTGCTGTGGCGCGCCGCGCGTTCCTTGTGGCGCGCGCTCAGCGCCCGGGCTGTCTCAAGCCCGGTTTCAGGCACGACCAAGCCAGAGGCGCCAGCGATGCAGGGGCTGGCGTTCGAGCCGTCGCCTGGCCACGACCACGTACACTCTCATAGCCACGCTCATTCACATGGGTACGTTCATTCACATGGGCATGACTGTGGTTGCGGCCATGCGCATGGCGTGACGGCGGAGCAGGCCAGTGGCAACTGGCGCACCATGGGCATGGCGGTGCTGGCGATCGGCCTGCGGCCGTGCTCCGGCGCGATTCTGGTCTTGCTGGCCGCGCTGGCGCTGAACATGGTCGGCAGCGGGGTACTGGCGGTGCTGGCAATGTCATTGGGCACCGCGCTGACGGTGGGTAGCGTGGCGATGGCCACCCTGATCATGAGGGCCAGCGGACGTCTGGCAGCGGCCGGCGCGCGTCTGGGTGGGCCGCACTCGGACGGTCGCGCGCGTCGTCAGTGGCCGTGGGCGGCACTGGTCGGGCTGCTCGGCGGCATCATCATCACTGTCTTTGGCGCCTTGCTGGTCGCCAGCAGCTTCAAGGCGCTGGACTCTCCCTCCGGTCGCGGTGCTTCGCCGTTCGATCGCTCGGCATCGGGCACCTCCCTGCAGAGCCCTCTGGGCCCGAGATCCTCAGGGCAGACCTCAGGCGGCGAGTGAGATCAGCGCCGCCAAGGCAGGCGTGCCGCTTGCTACCTGCAAGTTACGAAAACGGGGCCCATCGGGCCCCGTTTTCGTAGATGTGAGAGCGTGGATGACAGTGTCTGCAAGAACGTAGGTGTCAGTGAAAACGCAGGTGATGGCGTCAGTAGGAATAGCTCGGCAGCTCGGCGATCTTCATGCGCAGAGTGTCGATCAGCACCGTCAGCGTCTCGCTGTCGTGGGGCTCGGCCGTGCCGACGCCCCACACCGGCCCCGGCCAGGCTTCATCATCGCTGCGGCGGGCAATCACGTGCATGTGCAGCTGCGGCACCATGTTGCCCAGTGCGCCGATATTGAGCTTCTCGCCGCCGCTCACCGTCATCAGCAGCTCGCCCAGTTGGGTGGTTTCCTGCCACAGCTGCTGCTGGGCGCTGCTGTCCAGCTCGTAGATCTCGCGGATGGCATCGCGGCGCGGAATCAGTATCAGCCACGGATAGCGCGCATCGTTCATCAGGCGCACGGTGCACAGCGGCAGATCGGCCACGAAGTGAGTGTCGGCATCCAGCTGCGGGTGAAGGCTGAAGGGGGTCATCGTCTCTCCTTGATCGGATGGAGCAGGGCGGGCGTGTGTCGAGGGCAAAGGGTAACCCGAATCGTGGCGGATGCCCTGGCTTGAACGCCCGCGAATGCCTTCAGTGTGACCAGATCGGCAAAATCCTGCCACTTTGCGGATTGCCCGTGCGCGCTCTGGAGGCTGCGCAATGCCCCCATCGCCAAATACCGCGCCGCGCGGACAGTTGCTAACCTTCTTCCTACGCTGAAGCAGAGGCTCGCAACGAACGCCCCACGCAAAAGAGGGCTACCTTGCGCATTGTCGGTCGCGACATGGCCAGTACCGTCCAGGGCCAGAGCCTGCTCAGCCGCTATGTCCGTCTGCCTAACCACATTACAAGAATGCTCAACCTGCGCCCTGCAGGTTCGCCAAGGAGTCACTCCATGCAAAAGCGCCAGTTCCTCAAGGCCGGTCTCGGTCTCGCCATCGCAGCCTCTCTTGGTCTCAGTGCCGTGGCTCAGGCGGACAGCAAGTACATCATGGGTACCGCCACCACCGGTGGCACCTTCTACCCGGTCGGCGTGGCACTCTCCACGCTGATCAAGGTCAAGCTCGAGCCGACCGCCGGCATCTCCGTGTCCGCGATCTCCTCTGCCGGCTCCGGCGAGAACCTCAAGCTGATGGAAGAGGACCAGGCCCAGTTCGGCATCATCCAGGGCCTCTACGGCGCCTGGGCATGGAATGGCACTCCGCCGGTCAACAAGGCGCACAAGAACCTGCGCAGCGTCTCGATGCTGTGGCAGAACGTCGAGCACTTCGTGGCCCGCAACGATGAGGTCAAGTCCGGCACCATCGAGGACATGACCAACTTCTACGGCAAGAGCTTCTCCATCGGCAAGAAGAATTCCGGTACCGAAGGTTCGGGTCGCTTCATCCTCGAGCAGCTGGGCATCGATGCCGACAAGATGGATCTGGCCTACATGGGCTATGGCCCGAGCGCCGACGCGATGCAGAACGGCAACATCGATGGCATGAACATCCCGGCCGGCGCACCGGCCTCCGCCGTGACCCGCGCCTACGCCAACCTGGGCGGTGAGATCACCACGCTGGACTTCACCGAAGAGCAGCTGGCCAAGGTCAACTCCCAGTTCGAGCTGTGGACCCCGTATGAAATCGCCGCTGGCACCTACCCGGGCCAGGACAAGGCGATCAACACCATCGCCCAGCCGAACATCCTGGTGGTGCGTGACGATGTCTCCGAAGAAGACGTCTATCAGATCACCAAGACCATGTACGAGAACCTGCCGTTCCTGAACAACATCCACCCGGCCACCAAGGCCATGGCCCTCGACAAGGCCATCGCGGGCCTGCCGCTGCCGCTGCACCCGGGAGCCGCACGTTACTTCAAGGAGCAGGGCATCGAGATTCCGGCACGCCTGATCGCCGAGTGATCCACGCCTGATGTTCCCGCTGCCCTCATCGCTCGCCTCTGGCGGCGGTGAGGGCAGCGCAGTTTCCCAGACCAATAAACCACTGCCGGTCCGGCGTCATGTCACTGCCCCGCGCGGGCAAGGTGAGGCGCAGGACCAGAGCAGTGCCCACGAATGATTGTTGTAGAAGCCCGTCTTCTCCTCGCAAGCCCGGGCGCATGGTGACGCAAGTCGCCGCTGCGCCATCGCTGTCTGATCCCGTCTTGAGGCAACGCCATGCATGATTCCCGCTCGCCAGAGCCCTCTCGTCCCACTGATAGCGAAGTGCAGGAGCCGGATCTCTCCGGTGTGCGCGACGAATCCGCCGAAGCTGCGCCGTGGCGCATGGAGCTGCCCTGGTTGGGGCGTGCCGTCTTCGTGATTTCCATCGTCATCTGTCTGGCGCACCTGTACTTCAACACCGTCTCGACCCTGTCGGAGTTGTGGGTGAGCGCCTTGCACTACGGCCTGTTCGGTTTGCTGTGCGCGCTGACCATTCCGATGCTGACGCCAGCCAGTGATGGCGCCAAGCGCTGGGTGCTGGGCGTGGATGTCCTGCTGGGGCTGGCGGCACTGGGTTGCGGCCTCTATCTGATCGGCTTCGAGGATGCGCTCTATGACCGCGGCGTGGTGTTCTCCACCGCGGACTGGGTGGTCTCCATCGTCGCGGTCGGCCTGATCCTCGAGTTCGCGCGTCGCACCACCGGCTGGTTCATCCCGGTGCTGTGTCTGATCGCGCTGACCTACGTGGCCTGGTGGGGCAAGTATGTGGGCGGCGTGTTCAACTTCCCGGGCCTGACCTGGGAGACGGTGCTGTTCA comes from bacterium Scap17 and encodes:
- a CDS encoding sigma-54-dependent Fis family transcriptional regulator, with the protein product MTGYTHDSAGFEGAEEFAATGLDPAELRLQQDSDLTREAPVWLVDDDPAVRESLAQWLELAEIHLRCFSRAEALLEALAAAEPVSVVISDIRMPGMDGLTLLARLALQAPELPVLMMTGHGDVATAVAAMQGGARDFIEKPFDPEALELKLRQALAGRRLSDENQRLRRRLSVRGLSGLLRGESRQIRQLRERLLELRGHPARVWISGEAGSGRSTLALALAEHAPPAEASPSSNAMPTAATALLARVECAPLSQARAEGAEALASAIEDALAACPAANTLLLHEVDHLSGAQWQWLDGWIATRENGARQAPRLVCSALCSVGDVMASGPLTRTLGHALAEIELTTPALRERREDIPLLMAHFSRQAAEVHEVEAQPFGRGELAALMAADWPGNLWQLRQAASRRVVLGELFTTRQPSAPGNASAKENADEAGNGASDEALASSEDQGLAAQVAMFESTLIRAALTRARGNIAQVLEELALPRRTLNLKMHKYGLRREDFRHGHDDSVN
- a CDS encoding DUF1007 family protein, with product MSVAVHRLVAALSSALARFPSRHGLRPAAWLTPLLMLGTLVASQPAAAHPHGWVDLRVTLRLDDQGRAVAMRQYWLLDPFYSLTLRQELAALEDDTSMEQRLDVLGSEILANLSQFDYYTHVTLDGEPVALGKATRQTTWLKGERVAFQMELPLAEPVAMAGHTLSYRIYDPTYYIEILHDPDAIAVQQGLVVSGLEGQDSALDCTPGITPADPDPSKVAEASMLDINATAPMDLGQYFAEVGSVSCGVTDEQ
- a CDS encoding nickel transporter — encoded protein: MSSEPKDTSGLGDIKSLKGMRDGLLKPASSRGRRLAGWLAVGCGLLVLGMAFWPGLVQGWGEALGWVFAEQSRFQRSLGRAMNELAAHPGTPWALIGLSFAYGVLHAAGPGHGKVVISTLLVSQPIVRRRALWLSLLAALLQGVSALVLVGLGAGLLDWAGRDVLGQVEKVTLLSHLGVLVLGVLLLWRAARSLWRALSARAVSSPVSGTTKPEAPAMQGLAFEPSPGHDHVHSHSHAHSHGYVHSHGHDCGCGHAHGVTAEQASGNWRTMGMAVLAIGLRPCSGAILVLLAALALNMVGSGVLAVLAMSLGTALTVGSVAMATLIMRASGRLAAAGARLGGPHSDGRARRQWPWAALVGLLGGIIITVFGALLVASSFKALDSPSGRGASPFDRSASGTSLQSPLGPRSSGQTSGGE
- a CDS encoding HIT family protein codes for the protein MTPFSLHPQLDADTHFVADLPLCTVRLMNDARYPWLILIPRRDAIREIYELDSSAQQQLWQETTQLGELLMTVSGGEKLNIGALGNMVPQLHMHVIARRSDDEAWPGPVWGVGTAEPHDSETLTVLIDTLRMKIAELPSYSY
- a CDS encoding TAXI family TRAP transporter solute-binding subunit, translated to MQKRQFLKAGLGLAIAASLGLSAVAQADSKYIMGTATTGGTFYPVGVALSTLIKVKLEPTAGISVSAISSAGSGENLKLMEEDQAQFGIIQGLYGAWAWNGTPPVNKAHKNLRSVSMLWQNVEHFVARNDEVKSGTIEDMTNFYGKSFSIGKKNSGTEGSGRFILEQLGIDADKMDLAYMGYGPSADAMQNGNIDGMNIPAGAPASAVTRAYANLGGEITTLDFTEEQLAKVNSQFELWTPYEIAAGTYPGQDKAINTIAQPNILVVRDDVSEEDVYQITKTMYENLPFLNNIHPATKAMALDKAIAGLPLPLHPGAARYFKEQGIEIPARLIAE